TATTAACAAAAAAAAGTATATTGAAACTAAATTCAATATACTTTTATAATAAACTTAAATATTTTTTAAAATTATTTTATAAATCGTTTTGCTAGATATAATTAGTTTTTGCTATAAACTTAAAACGCTATTTTCAGCTCCTGCATAATCGTTCCAAGCAAAAGCGTCAGCTTGAATTTCATTTTGATATACTCCATCAACTAAGTACCTGAATTCATGAGAAACCCCAGATTCTAAATCAACAGTAGCTTTAAATGATCCGTTTTTTAATTTTTTTAGTGGTGTTGCTTCTGTGTTCCATTCATTGAAACTTCCTACAACTGCAACTTTCTTAGCTTCTTCAGCAGGTACAGTAAAAGTTACTTTACAAACTGGTTTACTTTTTAAAAATTGTTTTTTAATTGCCATAATAATTATATTAAATTATGCTGTAAATGTATGTAACAAGTTCGTTATCACAAACATTATTTAACAATTAGCTTAAAGAATTATCACTTCAATAATATCTTCATCGAAATCCTTGTGAATTCAAAATAAAAAGATAATAAAATTATTATTATTTTAATGAACAGCATTTTCTTTTTGCTTGATTTTCAGGTTATTTAATACGAAAACGTATTCGTAAAATGTATTATTTATTGAAAACAGACTAAAAAAAGCAGTTTTTAAAAAACATTTAAACTATTTTTGTTTAAAATGAAAAAGTTATGATGGTTACAATTATTGCTGCTATTGCAAAAAATAATGCGCTTGGTAAAAACAACGATTTAATTTGGCATTTACCTGCCGATTTAAAACGATTTAAGAACATTACAACTGGTCATTATATAATTATGGGCAGAAACACCTTCGAGTCTATTGGAAGACCCTTGCCAAATAGAACTACAATTATCATCACTAGAAATAAAGATTACTTTAAAGACGGTTGTTTAATTGCAAACAGTTTAGAAGAAGCTTTAGAAATGGCAAATGATCAAGAACACGTTTTCTTAATTGGAGGAGCACAAATTTATAAATACGCAATGGAGCGTAATTTAGTAGATACTTTAGATATTACTTTGGTGCATGATGAATTTGAAGCAGATGTTTTTTTTCCAGAAATTGATGCTGATATCTGGCAACAAGTGGAAAATGAATATTATACTACCGATGAAAAAAATAAATTAAATTATAGTTTTATACGCTATAAAAAGATTGCTAATTAATTCGGTTTTTTCTAAAACCACCACCTAAATCCATTTTATATTTTTGTTGTGCAAATAAGAAATAGTTAAAAAGTTTGTAATTAACTTCATAACCATAATCTATATTTTGTTGATAATCAATCATGTTTTCGTAAATATTTGCATTAAATTGATTAGGATTTAAAAAACGTTGGTTCCAAGTAATTACCCAAACTCTATTTCTTGCTTCTAAATAATTTTGACTATAAAAACCTTCTGGTTGAGCAATACCATTTAAATAAGCAGTAAAGCCAGGATCAATAATTATAATTTCATATTCTAAACTATCATTGGCAATAACTACAGTTTCTTCTTTTGCTGCTGTATTATTTAAGTTTGATGAACCACAGGCATAAAATAAGATTCCGATTGTAAATATAAAAAGTAGTTGTCTTAAAAGTTTCATAAGTATGTTTTTAAATTAATGAGTTTTTTTAATTAATAGCTCAAAAATAGTGTAGTATTCTTGTTTGTAAAAGTAATAATGAGTGAACGCAGCTTTTTATTGAGTAAACTAAAAAAGTCATATAAAAATTATTGTAAAATATAACGATTTTAATTCTATTAATATTAATTTTAAAGCTTAAAATATTTATATGAAATATAAATTTATTGCTTTGCTATTATTGTGTGTTTTTTTTTCTTGTGATGTAAAAAACGCAGATTCAACTTCCTATTCAATTTTAAAAGAACAAGATAGAGCTTCTTTAAAAGACGAACTTTTAGAAGATAGATTTACCAACCTGCTTCCAGAATTAATGGACAAAGCCAATATTGATATGTGGCTTTTAATTTCTAGAGAATATAATGAAGACCCAATTTTAAAAACGATGTTGCCTGCAACTTGGTTAAATGCAAGAAGAAGAACTATTATCGTTTTTTATCGAAATAAAGAAAAAAATACGTTAGAAAGATTGGCTGTTGCAAGATATGATATTGGCAAAAGCATAAAATCTGCTTGGGATAAAGAAAAAGAACCTAACCAATGGAAAGCACTTGCAGATATTATAAAAGAGAGAAATCCGCAGAAAATAGGGCTAAATATATCTAAACATTTTGCGTTGGCTGATGGTTTGGTAAAAACAGATTATGATGAATTCGTTGAAAATTTACAAGAAGAATTTAGCGACAAACTAGTATCCGCAGAAAAATTAGGTATTGCTTGGATAGAAACCAGAACTGAAAAAGAATTAGCATTATTCAGAGATTTGGTAAAAATTACCCATGATATTATTGATGAAACTTTTTCCGAAAAAACTATTATTCCTGGAGAAACAACCACAGAAGATTTAGTTTGGTATTTGCGCCAAAAAGTGACTGATTTAGGGTTGGAAACTTGGTTTCATCCAACAATTGATGTACAGAGAAATAACGAAGCTTTAAAATCTCATATTGAATCTTTTTCTAAAGCAAAAGATGAGAAAGTAATTCAGAAAGGAGATTTACTACATTGCGATTTTGGCATCACTTACATTGGTCTTAATACAGACTGTCAACAACATGCGTATGTTTTAAAAGATGATGAAACTGAGATTCCTCAATTTTTAAAAGAAGCTTTCAAAAAAGGAAACCGTGTACAAGATATTTTAACCAATAACATGAAAGCTAGTGTAACTGGAAATGAAATTTTGGCGAAATCCTTATCACAAGCAAAAAGCGAAGGTTTAAAACCATCAATCTATACACATCCTTTAGGAAAATATGGACATTCTGCAGGAACTACAATTGGTATGTGGGATTCTCAAGATGGTGTTCCTTATACTGGCGATTATCCACTTCAAAAAAATACGGCTTACGCTATTGAATTAAACACAACCGTTTTTATCAAAGAATGGAATAAAGACATTAGAATTATGTTAGAAGAAGCTGGTTTTTTTGGTGATAATACTTTCGAATATGTAAACGAAAGACAAACTGCTATAAAACCCATCAAATTCAACTAAATGAAACAACGATGTTTTTGGGTTACAGATAGCAAGTTATATCAAGAATATCATGATCAAGAATGGGGAGAACCTGTTTATGATGATAAAATTTTATTTGAGTTTTTAATTTTAGAAACCTTTCAAGCTGGTGTAAGTTGGATAACTATTTTAAACAAAAGAGAAAATTTTAGAAAGGCTTTTGATAATTTCGACTATCAAAAAATAGCAAAATATCCTGAAAGTAAGTTTAATGAATTAATGCAAAATGCAGGCATTATCAGAAATAAATTAAAGATTAGAAGCGCTATTACAAACGCACAATTATTTATCGAAATTCAAAAAGAATTTGGTTCTTTCTCAAAGTTTCTTTGGAGTTATGTAGATAATACACCAATCATCAATCAATTTAAAAGTAGAGAAGAAGTACCAGCAACTTCTAAAATTTCTGATAAACTCTCTAAAGATTTAAAAAAAAGAGGATTCAAATTTACTGGCTCAACAATTATGTATGCTTATATGCAGGCTGTTGGAATGGTTAATGATCATACAAAACAGTGTTTTAAATATCCAAATTGATGCAGATTTTAGAAGTTCCAAAAGAAGAGTTAAAACAAATTTTTGCTGTTTTTTTTAAAGAAGTTGTCTTTTTTATTTTCGCTGTTTTCTTTCTTTTTTTTGACGGTATTTACTTTAACGAAAATATTTTTGAGTCTCAAAATACTGTAAATGTTTTTATGATTTTGGCTTTCTTAGCCATGTTTTACAAAGCCAACCCAAGAGTTAGAACGTTAATGATTATTGGTGTTGTTTTAGGATTTATTGGCGAACATTTCTTTTCCAGAATTTTGCACATGTATACTTATCGATTAGAAAATGTGCCACTTTATGTACCTTTTGGTCATGGAGTATTGTATGCCAGAATATTTAGGTTTAGCAAAGCATCCATCGTAAAAAAACATCAAAAAGCCATTGAATCTTTTTTAACATTGTTGATTGTTTTAATCGCTACTTTTTATTTAATAGCATTTTTTGATGTTTTTGGTTTCTTAATGACACTTGGCGTTTTTCTTATTCTTTGGATACAACCAAACCACAAACTTTTTTTCTTAACAATGTATATTTTAGTTGTGATTCTAGAAATTGGTGGTACAGCTTTTGGCGCTTGGAAATGGCCAGAAACAGCTTTTGGCGTTTTTGATTTTTTACCAAGTAACAATCCTCCAAGTGGTATTAGTTTTTTTTACTTTTTATTAGATATAGGGTGTTTTGTATTTTATATTACAATTCACAAAAAAGCTTGGAAAAGGCTAAAAAATATAAGAAAATTAAAACTTTGAATTTCTTATTTATAAAAAAATGAGTAATTTTTTTTACAAAAAGAATAGTAACAAGTTATTTTAACCCTATTTGATGAAGTAATTTATCCGAAGAAAAATTACATAGAATCAATTTAATTCCCGAAAATAAAACGGATTGCAACAAAAACAGCAATAATTAATCCACCATAAATAAGCACATTTTTTCCTGCATTTTTATAATAACGAGCGTGGTTTTTAGTATCTTTTTTATAACTCCAAACTATTAAAGTTCCAAAAGCCAATACAAAAAAGATGATAAAAATTATTCTTCCAGTGGTAAAATATGCAGCTAAAAACATCTTTTTAAATTCTTTATAAGTTTTGAATTACTCAACTTTACAAACCTATAAATATTCGTAAAGTTTCTATATATTGTTACTTGCAAAATTACGAATAAATCAAAGAATTTTATCTTTTATAATCGATAAAAAAAAATTATAACGTCTTTGCGAAGCATTTAATTCCGATTTTTTTTCGGTAATAAATGCTGAAGCAATCTTTTAGTAAAAATCACAAAATTAAAATTATAAAATAACAACTAATAATGAAAAACAACATAGCAGCAGTTCATGCATTTCACACAGCTTTCAAATTAAATATTCAAAATAAACCAACAATTAATATTTCTGATGAGAGAAAAAAGTTGCGTTTTGAGTTGATGAAAGAGGAAAACGAAGAGTATTTAGAAGCCGCTCAAAATAACGATTTGGTAGAAGTTGCAGATGCTTTGGGAGATATGTTATATATTCTTTGTGGCACAATCATAGAGCATGGAATGCAAGATAAAATAGAGGAAGTTTTTAATGAAATTCAACGTTCTAACATGAGCAAATTGGGCGAAGATGGCAAACCAATTTATAGAGAAGATGGTAAAGTTTTAAAAGGACCAAATTACTTTAAACCAGATTTTAGCAAGATTTTGGAAGAATAAGGAGTTCGATTTTCTAAAATTTCATCAAACTAAAAAAAGAAACCTTTGTGCATTAAAATTTACGTTTTGCAAATTTTAATGCAGAAAGGTTTTTATATAAAACCGCTAAACTTTAAAAACAAAAAGCTTAGGATTTAATATTTTTAAAATACTTTTTTCGCAACCAAAAGGAAACTTTTACCAACAAAATTAGCGCTGGCACTTCTACTAAAGGGCCAATTACACCTGCAAAAGCTTGTCCAGAATTTAATCCAAAAACTGCAATAGCTACAGCAATTGCCAATTCAAAATTATTTCCTGCTGCAGTAAATGCAACAGAGGCAGTTTTATCATACTCAGCTCCTGACGCTTTTGTAAAGAAAAAGCCGATGATAAACATCAATATAAAATAGATTAATAAAGGAACTGCAATAATTAAAACATCCATTGGTATTTTTACAATTAACTCACCTTTTAAAGAAAACATCACTACAATTGTAAATAAAAGTGCAATTAATGTCATTGGAGAAATGGTTGGAATAAATTTAGTTGTATACCAATCTTCACCTTTTAACTTTACTAAAATTAATCTACTTAAAATTCCCATTAAAAAGGGAATTCCTAAATAAATAGCAACACTTTCTGCGATGGTTGCAATTGAAATATCTACAATAGCACCTTCAAAACCAAAATAAGGTGGAAGTACTGTTATAAAAATCCAAGCATAAAAACTATAGGCAAAAACTTGAAAAATACTATTTAAAGCAACCAAACCTGCACCATATTCGCTACTTCCTCCAGCAAGATCGTTCCAAACTAAAACCATAGCAATACATCTTGCCAAACCAATTAGAATTAGACCAACCATATATTCTGGATACTCTCGTAAAAACGTAATAGCCAAAATAAACATTAAAACAGGACCAATAATCCAATTTAAAATTAATGAAATAGAAAGTATTTTGGTGTTCTTAAAAACTTTTGGCAATAAAGCATAATTTACTTTTGCCAAAGGTGGATACATCATTAAAATTAATCCAATTGCAATTGGAATATTTGTAGAACCATTACTAAATGAATTGATAATATTCGGAAAAGTCGGAATAAAATAACCTAAACCAACTCCAAAAGCCATCGCAACAAAAATCCATAAAGTTAAATTCTTATCTAAAAAACTTAGTTTTTTCATACTTACTTTTATTAATTAAAACATTTTATTTTGCGAAACTACTCCATTTATGGTAGATGACAATTCTACAGTATTGTAGATGGTACCAAATTTCTCGATATTTTTTTTTAGTAAAGAGATATTTAAGTTTTCATCAGTGCTGTAAATAATTAAATCGTAATTTATTTGATCCATTTTTAGAGGTTTCTCTATTCTTGTGGCAGTTACATTAACTTCTGCTTTTGAATAGGTAAACTTCATCATTCTAGAAAATCGCTCCACATTTTTTAGCATACAAGAAGCAAATGCTCCTAGAAAAAGTTCAGCAGGATTTGGTAATACTTGTGCAGATTCTGCAGTTGTTCCAAAAGCTATTTCACTTTGTTTTATCTGTATAGTTGCGTCTTTGTTTGAAATAGAAGCAGCTTTAATTTGGTATTCCATAAATACTTTTTAAGTAGATAAATGTTTAAAAAAAGTTATTATTAATTTATTTCTGAAAAAACGTAAAATAATTCAGTGGCAATTTGTAAACTTCTTTCTTTGTATTTTTCAGCTTGTTGAGGAGTGCTATCAAAAGCCTTTGGATCTTCAAAAGTAATAGGAATACGTTTTTCTGCACCTGCAATAAATGGACAACCACCATCTGCTTGCGAGCAAGTCATAATTGCAGCAAAGTTAGCTTTTGGATTAAAATCGTCATCTAATTTTTTTGAAAATCCAATTACTGGGTGTTCATTATCTGCAAATTTAATACTATAAACAGGATTGTCATTTTTAGAAAGCTGCTGTATTTGAAAACCCGAATTTATTAAAGTTTCAGCAGCCATAGGGAAAAGAGCAGTTGCTTCTGTGCCTCCAGAATAACAAAAAACGTTTTTAATGTTAAAATAAGTTGCCATTGTTTGTGCCCAAACTTGCGATAAATGGCTTCTTCTTGAATTGTGTGTACAAATAAAATTAAGTCTAATTTCTTCTTGATGATCAACTTTATGTTGTATAAAATCAATTAAAGGTTGTAAAATAGTTTTACGCTCTTCAGTTATAGTTGCAGGTTGCAACCCTTTTATAATATTTTCTATTTCTAAAAATAAGTTTGTTTTTGTTGATTCCATTTTTTTAAATTATTCGTTAGTTTAACAACAACCACTTCCAGGTGCACAAGAATTTGCAACAGGAATTTCAGAAATCTTTATTTTTTTCTTTTCTGTAGGAATTCCACAAGCATCTTTTGCCAAACAATCTGTTTTCTTGTTAGTTAACAAGAAGTTTTTTCCGTCAAATTCTAAACCAAATTTTCCTATAGTTTCTGCTTGATATTCAACTTCAATTTCAGCATCTTTTATATGTAACGTCTTTTCAGAAAGCTCAATAATATTAAATAATTTTTCTGGATGCAATCTGTGGTCATAATCATTTGCATTCCAAAGTTGAAAGTTTACAACTTCTTCCTTTCTTTCAACTCCTCCACAATCAATAAAATGTTTTGTTATTTTACCAACTTCTGTAACATGAAAATGGTTAGGTACCAATGCTCCATTTGGTAATTTAAAAGCAATCGTTTCTAATTCTTGTAATGCGGATTTTACTTGTGATAATTTCATAATATATTTGTTTATTGCTATTTTACGATGAATAGATTTAAATTTTTTTAACAGCAATTTTGATCTTTGCTAAGATCTTGATTTAAAAATGCTAACATTAAAGTTTTCATTTCAGTCCAATTTTCTTTGTGAATGCAATAGCAAACACTTGTGCCTTCAATATTTCCTTTGATGAGCCCTAGATTTTTAAGTTCTTTTAAATGTTGAGAAATGGTTGGTTGAGCCAAACCAATTTCATTTACTAAATCTCCACAAACACAAGAATCTATTTTAAATAAATGTTGAAGAATAGAAACTCTTGCAGGATGTCCAAAAACTTTTGCAAAAAGAGAAATTTTATTTTGTTGTTCTGTAAACATTTCGGTTTTGGTTAAACCCATTTTTTTGCTATTAATTATTATATTGCAATATTACGATTAATAAATAAATTATAAATATATTTATATGTTAAATTTATTATGATCTATAATTCTGAGTAAATGAATTTAGTAAAAAGTTTACTTTCTAACCACAAATATCTTATTCGTAATTTTCCAAACGTTCTTTATTTTTTGGAGTGATAAAATATCAACATAAGTTACCCTATCAACCCTCATACTAATTTTTGCACTTGCTATTTCTGCATCAACAACATCAATATGTAAGATTTGTAAAGCACAATTTATAAGAATTTCTTCGGATAATTTTGCTCTATTCCCCCAAATTGGCATTAAGTCTTTAAAATACGCGTTTTTAAAACCAACTGTTTTATCGTTTTCTGTAATCGGAATTTTCATGGTTCCGTTTTCGGTATCAAAAGCTTTATTTAGTTTGTCAATATCTCTTTCAATATAACCATCGTAATAATTTTGGATGGTTTGTTGAATTTCATTAATTGGTGTAGTTTTTTCTTGACTAAAATTATGCAAACTAAAGCATAAAAGTAAAATGGTAGTATATTTAATCATCTTATTTTTTTAAAGTTCTAATTTAACTAAATCTAAAATAAAAATAGAATTGTTTTAAAATTTGTTTCTTTTTAGAGCAGCAATAACATCAAACAAAATATTTTTTAAAACTTTTTGTGTGTTATTTTCTTCAGCATATTTCTGGTTGATTTCAATTTCGATTCCTACATAATTTTTAGGAAACTGCTTGCGTAAATAGGTGGTAAAGCCATCCATTTTGCCTAAATAAGGATAATTATATCGAACTTTAAACTCATTAGTTTTAGTTCTTATTCCATCTTTTAAAAACGTGGATGCCTCTTTTTCTAAAAGATTTCTAGAATCAAATAACAAACCGATATCACAATTTCTTTTTACGCCATTTAAAACAGGTGTAAAAGAGTGAATAGAAAGATGAATTACAAGTTCGTTATTGTTGATGTATTTTGAAATTTTATTTTCAATTGAATTCCTGTAAGGCAAATAATGCTCATTAATAAGTTCTTTTTTTGCTGATAATGGCATGTCTTTTGTAAATTCTGAAAACAGATTTTTATGATGCAAAGATCTGTTTAACTCAATCAGTAATCTACTTGTTTTGCTAAAAGAAACAAAATTTGCTAATGGTTTTAAGTGATTAAAAAACTCCAAAGCCCCTAAATCAAATCCTCTATGCGTTTTTAAAACATCTTGATGTTCTTCAAAATAAGAAGCATATTTTTGGGGAATTTCATTTCCTCCATGTTCGCAAGTAAGTATTAGTTTCACGAAGTAAAAAGTTCGTTATTTTGCAAACAACTTGCTAATTTTTCGTACGTATTTATTAAATCATCTTTAGAAAAATCATCCCTTAAAGAGTTAGAAATTCTGGTTGCTAAAGTTCCTTTTGTTAAAATAATTTCAATTGCTTTTTGGTATTCTAAACTGATTTCATTTTTTACTAAATTAAAAAGATGTTGCCAAACCTCTTGCATAGTGCCTTTTTCTTTGATACCAAATACCTGTAAATAGTCTAAATTTGTAATTTCTGACGTTTCTCCATTTATAATGGCATTATTTAAAATAGCGAATAAAGGTTCTTTTTGCCAAGTTTTTTGAGTTGTTAAAGTGCTTGTTTTTTCACTCACTAACATTTTTAAAACTTCGATTATTAAGGTGCAAATAGCAATATCTGCTTTTGGGCATTCTTGAATATCTACCAAACGAATTTCGATGGCATTTCTATCAAAACGCGAAATTGCGCCTCTAGAATTTAAAAAATGATGATCTAAAAGATTATTCGTATCAAAAGGTTTGATGGCTTTTTGAATCGGTTCAAAAATTGTGTTGTAATAGTCTTTTTTAGTAAATACATTTTCAGGAATTACTTTGCCTGTCATTTCAGGAATTTCTTTCTGATTGGTTTTATAATACTCCAAACGAGTGTCTTTAAAACCTGTTTTTTTACCTTCTAAAATTGGCGAACTTGCACATAAACCAGGAATTAAAGGTAATATAATTCGAACAGCAGCATGTAGTTTTTCAAATTCCTCATCATTATAAAAAGGAAGATTTATGTGTGTACTTTGCACATTGCTCCAACCATGACCTTTGCAATTAAAAATTCGATTGTACAATTCATACACCTCACTATAACTATGTTTCCAAAGCTGTGTGTCTGTATCAGGATTCATAAATGGATGAGAAGCTGTTGGTAATAATTGCGCATCTAAACCTTTTAAAATCGCATTCATCTCCAACACATTTTTATGAAAATGAGTGGATAAATCATTCAAATTTGCAGTGGGTCCGTTTGTTTTTATCTCGATAACATGCCCAACCAATTCATTACTCCAAGCAATTTCCCCATTTTCTATATCCGAAGTTAAAGAACCGTTCTTTTTAGTTAAAAGAGCATCAACAATTGGTGTTACTTTTAAGGTTGAATTTTGAACTACCATATATTCTAGTTCAATACCAAATACTTCAAACAAATGATATTTTTTGCCCATAATTATTCTAATCTTTGTTTAAATGCGTTTAAAATTTGTGTGTAAATTGCATCACCATAAAAAGCATCTTCTACTCCAAAATCTATGTTTGGATTGTCGTTAATTTCTATGACCATAGGTACATTATTTACCACTTTTATATCTATTCCATACAATCCTTTGCCCATTAATTTTGCTGATTTTACAGCCATTTTCAAAACTTTTTTTGGTACTTTATCAATTGGCAAACAATCTGCATTTCCATCTTGATCGTCTTTCTTTTTTGCATTCCAATTGTAGATTTGCCAATGCCCTTTTGCCATGTAATATTTACACGCATAAAAAGGCTCATCATCTAAAATACCAATTCTCCAATCGTAATCTGATGGACAGAATTCCTGTGCTATGATCAAGTCAGATTCTTTTAGCATACTCGTAACCAAAGTATCATATTCTTCTAAAGTTTTTGCTTTTTTAACCCCAAAAGAAAACGTAGAATCTGGAGCTTTTAAAACACAAGGCAAACCAGTTTTTTCTAAAACTTCGTTTCTATTATCTTTATGAACAATAATTGTTTTTGGAGTGGCAATATTGGCATTATTTAAAGCTTCTGCCATATACACTTTATTGCAACATTTTAAAATTGCATCAGGATAATCTATTATAGCAATACTTTCTTGCTGCGCTTTTCGTGCAAAAGCATAAGCTTCGTTATTTACTTCTGTACTTTGTCTTATAAATAAGGCATCAAAAGACGTTAATCTACTTAAATCTTTTGGTTCAATAATTTCTGCATAAATATTCATTTTTTCAGCAATGTCTATAAACTTTTTTAACGCTTTTGCGTTGCTTGGAGGTGCAGGATCATTAGGATTTACCAAGATTGCCAAATCAAAATCCGATTTTGTAAGTTTTGGAGTATCATAGCGTTTTTTAGAAAAATACTGGTTGGCAAATACATGCACACTTTCTAAATGATCTGTAGGAATTTCAGATTCTGCAATGGCTCTAATACTTTGGATATTCCATTTTGTGGTGTGATTAAATTTTACACGTAAAAAAGGAACCTGAAAATGTTTGTAAAATAGAGCACTTACTTCCTTGTATTTTTGCGCCACATTTTGCCCAAAATAAATACTTAACGTAAACTCTCTCGATTTTATGTTTTTTAAACTATTTTGAATGCTGTCATCAAACTCTTCAGACACAATTCGCACCAATTCCAACGCTTTTAAATCAACAATATTTTTAATGGTCGGTATTGCAGAATGTCCTCTTGCTTCTGCTAAGAGCGATACATAATATCCTTTAGATTGATAGGAATAATCTTTACAAAGATTAAATATTCTAGCTTTTTTTAAAAGGGAATATTTTGGATTTGTAAGATAGTCTTGAGACGAAATTACGGTAATGTTTTCAATTGAAAACTTCCATTTTTCGACTTGATTTACAACAACATATTTATTCATATATAGTTTTAAAAAACGTGTTTAAGTTACCACAAAATTATAGTAATTTTACATAGAAAATCACTAATATTCTAATAATATTTTTAATCTAAAATATTAAAAATAAGAGAGTATTAATCTGTTTTTAAGTTTATTGTAGCTTTTTTTAAATTCTTTCCATTTACTGTTAGCTCAATCTCTCCAGCCTCTTTTAAAGCCTGCACTAACACTACTAATTTGCCACTAAATAACTTCATTGTTGGTTCATGAAATACTTCTAAAGAAGTAGCATCTCCATTACAAACAGCCTTAAATTTCCCTGTTCCCTTAACCTCAAAATTTAATTGATCTGTGGCTGTAGGACAAGGAATTCCATTTTTATCAACTACAGAAACTGTTACAAAACTAATATCCTCTCCATCTGCTTTTATGGATGTTCTATCAGCATTTAAGATTATTTTATAAGGTTTTCCAGCTGTTTTTATTTCTTTTTCAGCTGTGGCTTTCCCATTTTCGTCAAAAGCAACCACCTTTAAAGTTCCTGGTTCATACAGCACATCCATCCACATTAATCGATATCTTTCCTGTGGATTTCCAGAGGTTATTTTTTTCTGAATTCCCATACTTTTTCCGTTTACAAACAATTCAGCACTATCGTAATTAGTATATACAAAAACAGGTGTTTTTTGTCCTTCTCTCCCTTTCCAATTCCAATGAGGTAAAATGTGCAAGGTTTTTTCTTTAGTGTTCCATCTACTTTTGTATAAATAAAAACGATCTTTTGGAATACCTGCTAAATCAATCATTCCAAAATAAGAACTTCTTGAAGGCCATTTTTCATCATAAGGAGTTGGTTCTCCTAAATAATCGAAACCTGTCCAAACAAATTCGCCAATAACCCAAGGTTTATCATCCTGTAAAATAAAATCGTCTTCGGGTAAATTAGACCAGCTGCAATATTCTAAATCATAGGAAGAAGATTGAAAATCATCATATTGTTTCATAACTCCCTCTTCAACTGGAAATTTATATATGCCTCTAGAACTTACTGTAGATGCAGTTTCTGAACCCAATAAAAAACCTTGAGGAAAACGTTCATTGGCTTCTTCATACAAATGCACTCTGTAGTTTAAACCTGGCACATCCATAATTGCACCAAAACCAGAAGCCATTACTGCTTTTACTTGATCCATACCAACAGTTACAGGTCTTGTTGGGTCT
The DNA window shown above is from Polaribacter sp. Hel_I_88 and carries:
- a CDS encoding low molecular weight phosphatase family protein, with the translated sequence MESTKTNLFLEIENIIKGLQPATITEERKTILQPLIDFIQHKVDHQEEIRLNFICTHNSRRSHLSQVWAQTMATYFNIKNVFCYSGGTEATALFPMAAETLINSGFQIQQLSKNDNPVYSIKFADNEHPVIGFSKKLDDDFNPKANFAAIMTCSQADGGCPFIAGAEKRIPITFEDPKAFDSTPQQAEKYKERSLQIATELFYVFSEIN
- a CDS encoding DUF6428 family protein; the protein is MKLSQVKSALQELETIAFKLPNGALVPNHFHVTEVGKITKHFIDCGGVERKEEVVNFQLWNANDYDHRLHPEKLFNIIELSEKTLHIKDAEIEVEYQAETIGKFGLEFDGKNFLLTNKKTDCLAKDACGIPTEKKKIKISEIPVANSCAPGSGCC
- a CDS encoding helix-turn-helix transcriptional regulator; amino-acid sequence: MGLTKTEMFTEQQNKISLFAKVFGHPARVSILQHLFKIDSCVCGDLVNEIGLAQPTISQHLKELKNLGLIKGNIEGTSVCYCIHKENWTEMKTLMLAFLNQDLSKDQNCC
- a CDS encoding nuclear transport factor 2 family protein; protein product: MIKYTTILLLCFSLHNFSQEKTTPINEIQQTIQNYYDGYIERDIDKLNKAFDTENGTMKIPITENDKTVGFKNAYFKDLMPIWGNRAKLSEEILINCALQILHIDVVDAEIASAKISMRVDRVTYVDILSLQKIKNVWKITNKIFVVRK
- a CDS encoding N-formylglutamate amidohydrolase, translated to MKLILTCEHGGNEIPQKYASYFEEHQDVLKTHRGFDLGALEFFNHLKPLANFVSFSKTSRLLIELNRSLHHKNLFSEFTKDMPLSAKKELINEHYLPYRNSIENKISKYINNNELVIHLSIHSFTPVLNGVKRNCDIGLLFDSRNLLEKEASTFLKDGIRTKTNEFKVRYNYPYLGKMDGFTTYLRKQFPKNYVGIEIEINQKYAEENNTQKVLKNILFDVIAALKRNKF
- a CDS encoding glutamate-cysteine ligase family protein → MGKKYHLFEVFGIELEYMVVQNSTLKVTPIVDALLTKKNGSLTSDIENGEIAWSNELVGHVIEIKTNGPTANLNDLSTHFHKNVLEMNAILKGLDAQLLPTASHPFMNPDTDTQLWKHSYSEVYELYNRIFNCKGHGWSNVQSTHINLPFYNDEEFEKLHAAVRIILPLIPGLCASSPILEGKKTGFKDTRLEYYKTNQKEIPEMTGKVIPENVFTKKDYYNTIFEPIQKAIKPFDTNNLLDHHFLNSRGAISRFDRNAIEIRLVDIQECPKADIAICTLIIEVLKMLVSEKTSTLTTQKTWQKEPLFAILNNAIINGETSEITNLDYLQVFGIKEKGTMQEVWQHLFNLVKNEISLEYQKAIEIILTKGTLATRISNSLRDDFSKDDLINTYEKLASCLQNNELFTS
- a CDS encoding RimK family protein, giving the protein MNKYVVVNQVEKWKFSIENITVISSQDYLTNPKYSLLKKARIFNLCKDYSYQSKGYYVSLLAEARGHSAIPTIKNIVDLKALELVRIVSEEFDDSIQNSLKNIKSREFTLSIYFGQNVAQKYKEVSALFYKHFQVPFLRVKFNHTTKWNIQSIRAIAESEIPTDHLESVHVFANQYFSKKRYDTPKLTKSDFDLAILVNPNDPAPPSNAKALKKFIDIAEKMNIYAEIIEPKDLSRLTSFDALFIRQSTEVNNEAYAFARKAQQESIAIIDYPDAILKCCNKVYMAEALNNANIATPKTIIVHKDNRNEVLEKTGLPCVLKAPDSTFSFGVKKAKTLEEYDTLVTSMLKESDLIIAQEFCPSDYDWRIGILDDEPFYACKYYMAKGHWQIYNWNAKKKDDQDGNADCLPIDKVPKKVLKMAVKSAKLMGKGLYGIDIKVVNNVPMVIEINDNPNIDFGVEDAFYGDAIYTQILNAFKQRLE